The proteins below come from a single Malus domestica chromosome 03, GDT2T_hap1 genomic window:
- the LOC103419132 gene encoding uncharacterized protein has translation MLSLTPTNKNTTTMLKLLSRKLLRLCSRLRWPLCRRSRPKVVIKVFGKTSSRKSQPENEANGTHAPAAVHPNTDLKKERPIRVATFNAALFSMGPAVPKAEKFGNLDGENGGSSLTMHKHVSRTKSSGSERPKSILKQSPLHPNSMNNSENLTKQQKFSKSKLRVSINLPDNEISLLKNRQLSFSEGRAKEDAFSPVTGKSPLRSSSVRISGVLRSGATADGDLYRSHRTVLEVLRELDADVLALQDVKAEEEKDMKPLSDLAAALGMNYVFAESWAPEYGNAILSKWPIKRSKVEKIFDDTDFRNVLKATIDVPEAGEVNFHCTHLDHLDESWRMRQIHAIIQSSNEPHILAGDLNSLDESDYSQERWTDIVKYYEDMGKPSPKVEVMRYLKSKQYTDAKDFEGEYESVVMIAKGQSVQGTCKYGTRVDYILASANSPYKFVPGSYSVFSSKGTSDHHIVRVDVVKVDNCGEENNSRRRQLKQKVTKITNPTSQSKGIWKIPHI, from the exons ATGCTCTCTCTAACTCCCACCAACAAAAACACCACCACAATGCTCAAACTCCTCAGCAGGAAGCTCCTCCGCCTCTGCTCCCGCCTCCGCTGGCCGCTCTGCCGCCGCTCCCGCCCCAAAGTCGTCATAAAAGTTTTCGGGAAAACAAGCTCCAGAAAATCCCAACCCGAAAATGAAGCCAATGGCACTCATGCGCCGGCGGCAGTACACCCCAATACCGACTTAAAAAAAGAGCGGCCGATTCGGGTGGCGACTTTCAACGCCGCCCTCTTCTCAATGGGGCCGGCGGTTCCCAAAGCCGAGAAATTCGGGAACTTGGACGGCGAAAATGGAGGTAGTAGCTTGACGATGCATAAACACGTCAGTCGAACAAAGTCTTCGGGAAGCGAACGTCCGAAGAGTATTCTGAAACAGAGTCCTCTGCATCCGAATTCGATGAACAACTCGGAGAATCTCACGAAACAGCAGAAGTTTTCGAAATCCAAGTTAAGGGTTTCGATCAATCTTCCGGATAACGAGATTTCCCTGCTGAAAAACCGGCAATTGAGCTTTTCGGAAGGCAGAGCAAAGGAAGATGCTTTCTCTCCCGTGACCGGAAAATCTCCTCTGAGATCGTCGAGTGTGAGGATTTCGGGAGTTTTGAGAAGTGGGGCGACGGCAGATGGAGATTTGTACAGAAGTCATCGGACGGTTCTTGAAGTTTTGAGAGAGCTGGATGCTGATGTTCTGGCGCTGCAGGATGTGAAggcggaggaggagaaggataTGAAGCCGCTGTCAGACTTGGCGGCGGCGTTGGGGATGAATTATGTTTTTGCCGAGAGCTGGGCGCCGGAGTACGGCAACGCCATCTTGTCGAAATGGCCGATTAAGCGGTCCAAGGTCGAGAAAATCTTCGATGACACCGATTTCAG GAATGTCCTGAAGGCCACCATTGATGTTCCTGAAGCAGGAGAAGTCAACTTTCATTGCACCCACCTCGATCATCTTGATGAGAGTTGGAGGATGAGGCAGATTCATGCTATAATCCAATCAAGCAATGAGCCCCACATCTTGGCTGGAGACCTCAATTCTTTGGATGAGTCAGACTACTCTCAAGAAAGATGGACTGATATTGTAAAG TATTATGAGGATATGGGTAAACCAAGTCCTAAGGTTGAAGTAATGAGATACTTGAAGAGCAAGCAGTACACAGATGCAAAGGACTTTGAAGGAGAATATGAGTCAGTGGTTATGATTGCCAAAGGCCAAA GTGTGCAGGGAACATGCAAGTACGGAACGAGAGTAGATTATATATTAGCATCTGCGAACTCACCTTACAAATTTGTTCCTGGATCATACTCAGTGTTTTCTTCCAAGGGGACATCAGATCATCATATAGTAAGAGTTGATGTTGTAAAAGTGGATAATTGTGGTGAAGAAAATAACAGCAGAAGAAGGCAGCTGAAGCAAAAAGTTACCAAGATAACAAACCCTACTTCCCAGTCAAAAGGAATATGGAAAATCCCACATATATGA
- the LOC103432469 gene encoding sugar transporter ERD6-like 7 produces the protein MGIKEDVESDVQEGVRVPLMAEGDESAGGSGGRNLWMVYLSTFVAVCGAYEFGCCVGYSSPTQSAIREDLSLSLSEYSVFGSILTLGAMIGAITIGPITDFLGRKGALRVSCAFCVAGWLAIYFSKGAWSLDIGRLLTGYGMGAFSYVVPIFIAEIAPKSLRGRLTAANQLMIVTGVSVSFIIGVVVSWRTLALIGLIPCAVTLFGLFFIPESPRWLAKTGRQEDFEAALQKLRGKDADISHEAAEIQDYIVTLDSLPKAKLLDLFQRRYWRSLIIGIGLMVCQQLGGINGVCFYVSDIFEQAGFSSSIGTIIYAILQVIVTGIAAGVMDKAGRKPLILVSASGLVLGSLMTAVSFVLKVHELALDAVPILAVAGILVYIGAFSIGMGAVPWVVMSEIFPINIKGQAGSLATLVNWFGAWLCSYTFNYLLSWSSYGTFILYAGINTLAILFVVSLVPETKGKTLEQIQGAMNK, from the exons ATGGGCATTAAGGAGGATGTGGAGAGTGATGTGCAGGAGGGAGTAAGAGTGCCACTCATGGCGGAAGGAGACGAATCAGCTGGTGGAAGCGGCGGAAGGAATCTATGGATGGTTTATCTCAGCACATTTGTTGCAGTTTGTGGCGCTTATGAGTTCGGATGCTGT GTCGGTTATTCTTCGCCTACTCAGTCTGCAATCCGGGAAGATCTCAGTTTATCATTATCAGAG TATTCAGTGTTTGGCTCCATTTTGACATTGGGTGCAATGATAGGAGCTATCACCATTGGGCCAATCACCGATTTTCTTGGCCGAAAAGGG GCCTTGAGAGTGTCTTGTGCTTTCTGTGTTGCAGGTTGGCTTGCTATTTACTTCTCCAAG GGCGCTTGGTCGTTGGACATTGGGAGACTGCTAACAGGGTACGGAATGGGAGCCTTTTCTTATGTG GTACCTATTTTCATAGCTGAAATTGCACCCAAAAGCCTTCGAGGAAGATTGACTGCTGCAAATCAG TTAATGATCGTAACTGGAGTGTCTGTTTCCTTCATAATCGGGGTAGTAGTAAGTTGGCGGACATTAGCATTAAttg GACTTATTCCCTGCGCCGTGACACTTTTTGGTCTCTTTTTCATTCCCGAGTCTCCAAGATGGTTG GCAAAGACAGGACGCCAGGAAGATTTTGAAGCTGCGCTGCAGAAACTGCGTGGAAAAGATGCTGACATATCTCATGAAGCAGCAGAAATCCAGGATTATATTGTGACTCTTGACTCCCTCCCTAAAGCCAAATTGCTGGATTTGTTTCAAAGGAGATACTGGCGCTCACTCATT ATCGGAATTGGGCTGATGGTCTGTCAACAACTGGGTGGAATCAACGGAGTCTGTTTCTATGTCAGCGATATTTTTGAACAAGCAG GATTTTCCTCCAGCATTGGAACTATAATCTATGCTATTCTTCAG GTTATAGTTACCGGCATTGCTGCAGGCGTGATGGATAAAGCTGGACGAAAGCCTCTAATTTTG GTCTCTGCATCCGGGTTGGTGCTTGGCTCTCTCATGACAGCGGTTTCATTCGTTCTGAAG GTTCATGAATTAGCACTCGACGCAGTTCCCATACTTGCTGTAGCCGGCATACTG GTCTACATAGGAGCCTTTTCGATAGGAATGGGAGCAGTTCCTTGGGTTGTGATGTCTGAG ATATTCCCGATAAATATTAAAGGGCAGGCCGGAAGCTTAGCAACGCTAGTGAACTGGTTCGGCGCATGGTTGTGTTCCTACACGTTCAACTATCTTTTGAGTTGGAGCTCCTACG GTACATTCATTCTGTACGCTGGAATCAACACTCTTGCTATTTTGTTCGTGGTGTCGTTGGTGCCCgaaacaaaagggaaaacaCTGGAACAGATCCAAGGAGCCATGAACAAATAG
- the LOC103432470 gene encoding probable LRR receptor-like serine/threonine-protein kinase RKF3 → MTRTRRLLWACGSNQPPSHSLPPFSSTVNLVGWNKLSNHSKHFFTAAVRTFLRRTMPIQTAPYETLMSSSFLFLLLLLLSSSPTPSLSQLNSTAPCPLNFTILRQFNPGSHNRRRFDLNTGCQYFIQGLRLVDSEYLRRTGNFLPPPNASESCWADYQALASELVPNFDIRANCGFQTSWISEGCTNVSTRSQFESQVGNTSLNDVASACNQSLGNGSPCALCTTRMTSQSSFLTGESVGNISTCTFYPSIYVAAFLAPTDMGTAECLFALRTLAEGSGKKKKKVILIVLVACGVGLLIVIAGIWFLWHKYKDFRAMKRKKDISDKIEQGLGSALESISGSTNVIKFKYEEISAATKNFSRDNVIGRGGYGNVYKGILDDGSEVALKRFKNCSAAGDTIFAHEVEVIASVRHVNLVALRGYCIANTPLMGHQRIIVCDLMKNGSLHDHLFGSFEIKLSWPIRQRIALGMARGLAYLHYGAEPTIIHRDIKANNILLDETFEAKVADFGLAKFTPEGMTHLSTRVAGTMGYVAPEYALYGQLTDKTDVYSFGVVLLELLSGKKALHVSNDNQPSLVTDWAWELVRKGRPLDVIESDMPEKGAPEVLEKYVLIAVLCSHPQLHARPTMDQAVKMLETGISVPSIPERPIPIVSDIDDIERYSSSGSIQLSTTCGFQTYKFESNLPSSLNGDGESSHSR, encoded by the coding sequence ATGACACGCACGAGGCGGTTGTTGTGGGCGTGCGGAAGTAACCAACCACCTTCTCACAGCTTGCCGCCATTTTCATCAACAGTCAACCTGGTTGGCTGGAATAAACTATCCAACCACAGTAAGCACTTCTTTACTGCCGCAGTAAGGACTTTCCTCCGCCGCACCATGCCCATCCAAACAGCTCCTTATGAAACACTAAtgtcctcctccttcctcttcctcctcctcctcctcctctcctccTCCCCTACCCCATCTCTCTCCCAGCTAAACTCCACCGCTCCATGCCCCCTCAACTTCACCATCCTCCGCCAGTTCAACCCGGGCTCCCATAACCGCCGCCGCTTCGACCTCAACACCGGGTGCCAGTACTTCATCCAGGGCCTCCGCCTCGTCGACTCCGAGTACCTCCGCCGCACCGGCAACTTCCTTCCCCCACCCAACGCCTCCGAGTCCTGCTGGGCGGACTACCAAGCCCTAGCCTCCGAGCTCGTCCCCAATTTCGACATTCGGGCCAACTGCGGCTTCCAGACCAGCTGGATCTCCGAAGGATGCACGAACGTCTCCACCAGGTCCCAATTCGAATCCCAAGTCGGAAACACCTCGCTCAACGACGTCGCCTCCGCCTGCAACCAGTCTCTCGGAAATGGATCGCCCTGCGCCCTCTGCACCACCCGAATGACCTCGCAGAGCTCGTTCTTGACCGGCGAGTCCGTCGGAAACATCTCCACCTGCACGTTTTACCCGTCCATTTACGTGGCGGCTTTCCTCGCACCGACCGATATGGGCACCGCCGAGTGCTTGTTCGCGCTCAGAACCCTGGCGGAGGGATCCggtaagaagaaaaagaaggtaaTTTTGATTGTATTGGTTGCTTGCGGTGTCGGATTGCTGATTGTGATCGCCGGCATTTGGTTTTTGTGGCATAAATATAAAGACTTCAGGGCTATGAAGAGGAAAAAAGATATTAGTGATAAAATCGAGCAGGGATTAGGTTCTGCTTTAGAGTCGATTAGTGGAAGTACTAATGTAATTAAGTTTAAATACGAAGAGATTAGTGCTGCAACTAAGAATTTCTCCAGGGACAATGTAATTGGGAGAGGAGGATATGGAAATGTGTACAAGGGAATTCTGGATGATGGTTCTGAAGTTGCATTGAAGAGGTTCAAGAACTGCTCGGCTGCTGGCGACACAATTTTCGCGCACGAGGTTGAGGTGATTGCGAGTGTTAGGCACGTCAATCTCGTTGCATTGAGAGGTTATTGTATTGCCAATACTCCTTTGATGGGTCACCAGAGGATCATTGTGTGTGATTTGATGAAGAATGGAAGTCTCCACGACCATTTGTTCGGGTCGTTTGAGATCAAGCTTAGTTGGCCAATTCGTCAGAGGATTGCGCTGGGGATGGCGAGGGGATTGGCTTATTTGCATTATGGGGCTGAACCAACTATTATCCATAGGGACATCAAAGCTAATAACATACTCTTGGATGAGACATTCGAGGCCAAGGTAGCAGATTTTGGGCTCGCGAAGTTTACACCTGAGGGAATGACGCATTTGAGCACGAGGGTGGCTGGAACAATGGGTTATGTTGCTCCAGAGTATGCGTTGTATGGACAGTTGACGGATAAAACTGATGTGTATAGTTTTGGTGTTGTGCTTCTTGAGCTTTTGAGTGGAAAGAAGGCGCTCCATGTGAGTAATGATAATCAGCCTTCACTTGTAACTGATTGGGCGTGGGAGTTGGTGAGGAAAGGAAGACCGCTAGATGTTATTGAAAGTGATATGCCGGAGAAGGGTGCACCCGAAGTTCTAGAGAAGTATGTATTGATTGCCGTTCTTTGTTCTCATCCGCAGTTGCATGCTAGGCCAACGATGGATCAGGCTGTGAAAATGTTGGAAACAGGTATATCGGTTCCATCAATTCCAGAAAGACCAATTCCCATTGTGTCAGATATTGACGATATTGAAAGATACAGCAGCAGTGGTTCAATCCAGCTCTCTACGACATGTGGTTTTCAGACTTATAAATTCGAAAGTAACCTACCTTCTAGCCTTAATGGAGACGGGGAAAGCTCCCATAGCAGATAG